In Treponema rectale, a single genomic region encodes these proteins:
- a CDS encoding ABC transporter ATP-binding protein codes for MPLLELENITFGYKDEPVIKNFNLSVEKSEFTTLLGASGCGKTTVLRLISGFLNPQGGLIKINGEIQNRILPNKRKIGIVFQDYALFPHLTVEQNLYYGLKLKSDFKKNKKENEERVNQVAKNLGLEKLLKRLPGELSGGQQQRVALGRSLVLEPEILLMDEPLSSLDTNLRVRVREELKEIQQELKITTIYVTHDQEEALSLSDKIAVMKDGKIIQYDNPHKLYFEPKDEFVANFVGRANIIYEGEKKYLVRPEWIRIQKLNEGIAQGNAKVLSSSFFGDVIQYKLDFNGRKIVACTNSALEVIKQNEHVNVEILRKWPL; via the coding sequence ATGCCTTTACTTGAACTTGAGAATATAACTTTTGGATATAAAGATGAACCTGTTATAAAAAATTTTAATCTTAGTGTCGAAAAAAGTGAATTTACTACGCTTTTAGGTGCAAGTGGCTGTGGAAAAACTACAGTTTTGCGACTTATTTCTGGTTTTTTAAATCCGCAAGGCGGGCTTATAAAAATTAATGGAGAAATTCAAAATAGAATACTTCCAAACAAGCGTAAAATCGGAATTGTTTTTCAAGACTATGCACTTTTTCCTCACTTAACTGTTGAGCAGAATCTTTACTATGGATTAAAACTAAAAAGTGACTTCAAAAAAAATAAAAAGGAAAATGAAGAGCGTGTTAATCAGGTTGCAAAAAATCTGGGACTAGAAAAACTTTTAAAGCGTCTTCCTGGAGAACTTTCTGGTGGCCAGCAGCAGCGGGTTGCCCTTGGACGTTCACTTGTACTGGAACCAGAGATTCTTTTGATGGACGAACCACTTTCTTCATTAGATACAAATCTTAGAGTAAGAGTTCGGGAAGAACTTAAAGAAATTCAGCAGGAACTTAAAATTACAACAATTTATGTAACCCATGATCAGGAAGAAGCTCTTAGTCTTTCAGATAAAATAGCTGTAATGAAAGACGGAAAAATAATTCAGTATGATAATCCCCATAAACTTTATTTTGAACCGAAAGATGAATTTGTTGCAAATTTTGTAGGTCGTGCCAACATAATTTATGAAGGTGAAAAAAAATATTTAGTTAGACCTGAGTGGATTAGAATTCAAAAATTAAACGAGGGAATTGCGCAGGGAAATGCAAAAGTTTTGTCGTCTTCTTTTTTTGGTGATGTGATTCAATATAAATTAGATTTTAATGGAAGAAAAATTGTTGCCTGTACAAACAGTGCTCTGGAAGTAATAAAACAGAATGAGCATGTTAATGTAGAAATTCTAAGAAAATGGCCGTTGTAA
- a CDS encoding ABC transporter permease, which translates to MKIDFRKNSKSLLIVWLLLIILFIGFIVFPLFCVLLSAGIKDFKLVFSSAIFKESVKNTFFECIFSSLAAVIIGYFFAYAVVKTNIPFKRFFSYVPLVHLMTPPFVGGLAFILLIGRQGFITHTLLGLDISLYGFKGLVIAQSLCFFPLSYLICLQSLQGINQNLEQAARSMGAGSLKIFFTITLPLSFSGIISSFLFVAVNVLSDFGNPLIVAGRFRVLAVEIYTQLTGWLNIKTSAVLGIILVIPSVILFLVQNYLLKKQLTKASMNLNFNPEKYYKSSLNSDVKNFNRPATIIFSFFVIVVSICVMLQFVAIIFGSFQKLWGINTTFTLNHIKSVLSGRYSVSLKNSVSFALISAVLSTVIAVFSSYVVHRTEMPLKKTLDIFAQIPSSIPGSLLGLAILLASKKVGFNNSFVLIIIAMTVAFLPFSYRIISQSYSTIKTTLDDGSRSLGANQLFTLTKIIVPLSADGIFGGFIYDFIRGVGTLSAVIFLVSFNTPLTSINIVNLAEQGDWGKSASLALILTVLTFGILAIGIVVLNFLKKHKE; encoded by the coding sequence ATGAAGATTGATTTTAGAAAAAACAGTAAATCATTATTAATTGTTTGGCTTCTTTTGATTATTCTTTTTATAGGATTTATAGTTTTTCCGCTTTTCTGCGTTTTACTTTCTGCCGGAATAAAAGATTTTAAGCTTGTTTTTTCTTCTGCAATTTTTAAGGAATCCGTAAAGAATACTTTTTTTGAATGTATTTTTTCTTCTCTGGCAGCCGTTATAATTGGATATTTTTTTGCATACGCCGTTGTAAAAACAAATATTCCCTTTAAGCGTTTTTTTTCGTATGTTCCCCTTGTGCATTTAATGACACCTCCTTTTGTAGGCGGGCTTGCGTTCATTCTTTTGATTGGAAGACAGGGGTTTATTACGCATACGCTTTTAGGACTTGATATTTCGCTTTATGGTTTTAAAGGACTTGTAATAGCCCAAAGTCTCTGTTTTTTTCCGCTGTCATATTTAATTTGTCTGCAAAGTCTGCAGGGAATAAATCAGAATCTTGAGCAGGCAGCACGAAGTATGGGAGCCGGAAGTTTAAAAATCTTTTTTACAATTACACTTCCACTTAGTTTTTCAGGAATAATTTCTTCATTTTTGTTTGTAGCCGTAAATGTTTTAAGTGATTTTGGAAATCCGCTTATTGTAGCAGGAAGGTTTAGGGTTCTTGCTGTAGAAATTTATACACAGCTGACAGGCTGGTTAAATATAAAAACAAGTGCAGTTCTTGGAATAATTCTTGTTATTCCTTCTGTGATATTATTTTTGGTTCAGAATTATTTATTAAAAAAACAACTTACAAAAGCTTCTATGAATTTAAATTTTAATCCGGAAAAGTATTATAAGTCATCGTTAAATTCTGATGTAAAAAATTTCAACAGGCCGGCAACAATAATCTTTAGTTTTTTTGTCATAGTTGTTTCTATTTGTGTAATGCTGCAGTTTGTAGCGATTATTTTTGGTTCTTTTCAGAAGCTTTGGGGAATTAATACGACCTTTACGCTGAATCATATAAAATCAGTCTTGTCCGGCAGATATTCTGTTTCTTTGAAAAATTCTGTGAGTTTTGCTTTGATTTCTGCAGTTTTAAGTACGGTCATTGCGGTTTTTTCTTCTTATGTGGTTCATAGAACGGAAATGCCTTTAAAAAAGACTCTGGATATTTTTGCACAGATTCCATCTTCAATTCCAGGTTCACTTTTAGGACTTGCTATTCTTCTTGCTTCAAAAAAAGTTGGTTTTAATAATTCGTTTGTGCTGATTATAATTGCCATGACTGTAGCATTTTTGCCTTTCAGTTATAGAATTATTTCACAGTCATATTCCACAATTAAGACGACCCTTGATGATGGTTCCCGGTCGCTTGGTGCAAATCAGCTTTTTACTCTTACAAAAATAATAGTTCCTCTTAGTGCGGACGGAATTTTTGGCGGTTTTATTTATGATTTTATTCGTGGTGTCGGAACTTTAAGTGCTGTAATTTTTTTAGTTTCTTTTAATACGCCATTAACTTCTATTAATATTGTAAATCTGGCAGAGCAGGGAGACTGGGGAAAATCAGCTTCTCTGGCATTAATTCTGACGGTTTTAACTTTTGGTATTCTTGCGATTGGAATTGTTGTTTTGAATTTTCTTAAAAAGCATAAGGAATAA
- a CDS encoding radical SAM protein gives MKVIIIQPPLVQLNTAYPSGAYLSSFFKKLGHEVKWYDLSIKLFHKIFSKDGLTKLFNLTQNKALKLAQTARTSGDDNTFSNLMSYLSQSQAWINWIDLIINILTDGTNYSSRELCHRFIFSPDAPRGMRMNNYLENLNHEASVDDARFLATMALADIADYITAVFDKEFALIRYGESITVSETSFSQIEKGLSSPVLTEFYKEVLEDVFNPTSGLHPVVSESTNQKTLVCITVPFAGTFSAALYTGKYLKSAFGDSLFICAGGGFINTELRDCNERSLANYFDALSYDRGYGSYIDLLSSSFLNTAASQKTTECSSIKTSENPENKPDSAASAITNDRKLYKLKLFTLNQTYEHTDVNPDLQKLEDEYTASLTPDFTDIDFSEYPRVCDDINPMQRMWSDGTWIKAYLAHGCYWHRCAFCDTTLDYVKAYKPTKIQPLYESLKTQCQEKNVYGIHFVDEALPPKALTEFALLNMSEGNQLSFWGNVRFEKVYSRDMADFLSYGGLLGVSGGIEIATGTGLNEINKGTDLNSIVSACCAFKEAGILVHAYMIYGYWQQGDLDTINSMETLRQLYAAGLLDSSFWHKFVLTRHSGIYSEWQQGLHPELKPVEIKNAGIFAKNGLHFEGENKSEKFGRGLNIALQHWMHGEGLNKNVGKWFDFKTPQPNIPSDLIEKAIAIYEKKRDENFAQPVNPDKAFWLGGKLLTMNNTLIWNYKGELFEERIPSEQKTISEILWQLNPSSENRKKAVSQLKDVIQKNPQIQKLIKKFRGRGLCVL, from the coding sequence ATGAAAGTTATTATTATTCAACCGCCATTAGTTCAACTTAATACCGCATATCCCAGCGGTGCATACCTGTCTTCTTTCTTTAAGAAGCTTGGCCATGAAGTAAAATGGTACGATCTCAGTATTAAACTGTTTCATAAGATTTTTTCTAAAGACGGACTTACTAAACTTTTTAACCTTACTCAAAACAAAGCCCTTAAACTTGCACAAACTGCCCGGACTTCCGGTGATGATAATACCTTCTCAAACCTTATGTCCTATCTTTCTCAAAGTCAGGCATGGATTAACTGGATAGACCTTATTATAAACATTCTTACAGACGGAACAAATTACAGTTCCAGAGAATTATGTCACCGCTTTATTTTTTCTCCTGATGCACCCCGCGGAATGAGAATGAATAATTATCTGGAAAATCTCAATCACGAAGCTTCCGTAGACGATGCAAGGTTTTTAGCAACCATGGCACTGGCAGATATCGCCGATTACATCACAGCAGTATTTGATAAAGAATTTGCCCTTATCCGTTACGGTGAATCAATCACTGTAAGTGAAACAAGTTTTTCTCAAATAGAAAAAGGACTTTCCTCTCCTGTTCTTACGGAATTCTATAAAGAAGTACTGGAGGATGTTTTTAACCCAACGTCAGGATTACATCCGGTAGTCTCTGAATCTACAAATCAAAAAACGCTGGTCTGCATAACCGTACCTTTTGCCGGAACTTTTTCTGCAGCCCTATATACAGGCAAATACCTGAAATCCGCTTTTGGAGACAGTCTTTTTATATGTGCCGGCGGAGGATTCATTAATACAGAACTCAGGGATTGCAACGAACGTTCGTTAGCAAATTATTTCGATGCTTTAAGCTATGACAGAGGATACGGAAGTTACATCGATTTACTGTCTTCCAGTTTCCTGAACACAGCTGCCTCTCAAAAAACTACCGAATGTTCATCAATAAAAACTTCAGAAAACCCCGAAAACAAGCCAGATTCAGCTGCTTCTGCCATAACTAACGACCGTAAGCTTTATAAACTAAAGTTATTTACCCTAAATCAAACCTATGAACATACGGACGTTAATCCAGACTTACAGAAATTAGAAGACGAATACACCGCATCCCTTACACCTGATTTTACCGATATCGATTTTTCAGAATATCCACGGGTTTGTGATGACATAAATCCTATGCAAAGAATGTGGAGTGACGGAACCTGGATAAAAGCCTATCTTGCCCACGGCTGTTACTGGCACCGCTGCGCTTTCTGTGATACAACCCTGGATTATGTAAAAGCCTACAAGCCCACAAAAATTCAGCCTCTATATGAAAGTCTTAAAACCCAGTGCCAGGAAAAAAATGTCTACGGAATTCATTTTGTAGACGAAGCTCTTCCCCCAAAAGCCCTTACGGAATTTGCACTCCTTAACATGTCCGAAGGCAACCAGCTTTCTTTTTGGGGAAACGTACGTTTTGAAAAAGTATATTCAAGAGATATGGCAGACTTCCTGTCATACGGAGGTTTACTCGGAGTTAGTGGCGGCATAGAAATTGCAACAGGTACCGGCCTTAACGAAATTAATAAAGGAACAGATTTAAACTCTATAGTCAGTGCCTGCTGCGCTTTTAAGGAAGCCGGCATTCTCGTTCATGCATACATGATTTACGGATACTGGCAGCAGGGAGATCTTGATACAATTAATTCCATGGAAACACTCAGACAGCTTTATGCAGCCGGTCTTCTTGACTCAAGCTTCTGGCATAAATTTGTCCTTACCCGGCACTCTGGAATCTATTCAGAATGGCAGCAGGGACTTCACCCGGAACTAAAACCAGTTGAAATAAAAAACGCCGGCATCTTTGCAAAAAACGGACTTCACTTTGAAGGCGAAAATAAATCTGAAAAATTCGGACGGGGATTAAACATCGCTCTTCAGCACTGGATGCATGGAGAAGGATTAAACAAAAATGTAGGAAAATGGTTTGATTTTAAAACTCCGCAACCAAATATTCCTTCTGATTTAATTGAAAAAGCCATAGCCATTTACGAAAAAAAACGGGATGAAAACTTTGCACAGCCTGTTAATCCAGATAAAGCCTTCTGGCTGGGAGGAAAGCTTCTTACAATGAATAATACTCTTATCTGGAATTACAAAGGAGAACTTTTTGAAGAAAGAATTCCCTCCGAACAAAAAACAATTTCAGAAATTCTCTGGCAGTTAAATCCTTCATCAGAGAATCGCAAAAAAGCTGTTTCACAATTAAAAGATGTTATTCAAAAAAATCCACAGATTCAAAAATTAATAAAAAAATTCAGGGGCAGGGGACTCTGCGTTTTATAA
- a CDS encoding DUF3502 domain-containing protein: protein MKRFSLVVMALVSLFAAGCKKDNAKEKVYTPEENRLIKTGWYNDYSEHVKIVYLTLGNAPSNGATDEMLNKLNKILTERVNAELEIMYLPWNNYLSEYNRLLSRKNGKIDLVGTATDWLDAWKNTKLGNFAVLSEENLRQYANKTYSQVSAKGDWNQCKYQGKIYLIPEDNYAQWINHGFMYRNDWARDAGLDGVHSWNDLTKYFSYLISLNKPGFVPWDAKGDTDIAGGYILSATDFLVLDGVNAYGLFGVKKSDLSKIVSPYFEGREFIEFAKLMKRWNDMGVWRKNVLTSTSDNRTQFYSGKSGVEQHHTQTWYTQVRAEMDNRFPGSDVGFFWFGEEKKNVTTMTVTHGAMALSSASKQKARALAVYDLIRNDPECYRLFNYGIEGKQYEIVKGKDGKDYYKRPAGYNGDRDGIVTDFWWGRNDNLEVRDIGGSWDEFESINKIYTANQMVYPFGEIVWNVDYVNWELIKISEVCEKYFKNITYGQVDDPEAYVKQFRAELKEYGIETVIAALQEQLDDYYAERRR, encoded by the coding sequence ATGAAAAGGTTTTCATTAGTAGTGATGGCATTGGTTTCTTTGTTTGCAGCTGGCTGTAAAAAAGATAATGCCAAAGAAAAGGTTTATACTCCGGAAGAAAATCGTCTGATTAAAACCGGATGGTATAATGATTATTCTGAACATGTAAAAATTGTTTATCTTACATTGGGTAATGCACCTTCAAATGGTGCAACGGATGAAATGCTTAATAAGCTGAATAAAATTCTTACGGAACGGGTAAATGCAGAACTTGAAATCATGTACCTTCCGTGGAATAACTATCTTAGTGAATACAACAGACTTTTGTCCCGCAAGAATGGTAAGATTGATTTAGTCGGTACAGCTACAGACTGGCTTGATGCATGGAAGAATACAAAGCTCGGAAACTTTGCTGTTCTTTCTGAAGAAAATTTGAGACAGTATGCAAACAAAACTTATTCACAGGTTTCTGCAAAAGGCGACTGGAATCAGTGTAAGTATCAGGGAAAAATTTATTTGATTCCTGAAGATAATTATGCACAGTGGATTAATCATGGATTTATGTACCGTAATGACTGGGCAAGAGATGCAGGTCTTGATGGTGTGCATTCATGGAATGATCTTACAAAATATTTTTCTTATTTAATCAGTTTGAATAAACCTGGTTTTGTTCCGTGGGATGCAAAGGGTGATACAGATATTGCCGGTGGTTATATTCTTTCTGCAACAGATTTCCTTGTTCTTGACGGTGTTAATGCTTACGGTCTTTTTGGTGTAAAGAAATCAGATCTTTCTAAGATTGTTTCACCTTATTTTGAGGGAAGGGAATTTATAGAATTTGCTAAACTGATGAAACGCTGGAATGATATGGGTGTATGGAGAAAGAATGTTCTTACTTCAACTTCTGATAACCGTACGCAGTTCTATTCAGGAAAGTCTGGTGTTGAGCAGCATCATACACAGACCTGGTATACACAGGTTCGTGCAGAAATGGATAACAGGTTCCCTGGTTCTGATGTTGGATTTTTCTGGTTTGGAGAAGAAAAAAAGAATGTTACGACTATGACTGTAACTCATGGTGCAATGGCTCTTTCTTCTGCGTCAAAACAGAAGGCCCGCGCTCTTGCAGTATATGATTTGATTCGTAATGATCCTGAATGTTATCGTCTTTTCAATTATGGTATTGAAGGCAAACAGTATGAAATCGTAAAAGGTAAGGATGGTAAGGATTATTATAAGAGACCTGCAGGATATAACGGAGACAGAGACGGTATTGTAACTGATTTCTGGTGGGGTCGTAATGATAATCTTGAGGTTCGTGATATTGGTGGTTCCTGGGATGAATTTGAAAGCATAAATAAGATTTATACTGCCAATCAGATGGTTTATCCTTTTGGTGAAATTGTCTGGAACGTAGATTATGTTAACTGGGAACTTATAAAAATTAGTGAAGTTTGTGAAAAGTATTTTAAGAACATAACTTATGGTCAGGTTGATGATCCTGAGGCATATGTAAAACAGTTCCGTGCAGAATTAAAAGAGTATGGAATTGAAACTGTAATTGCAGCTCTGCAGGAACAGCTTGATGATTATTATGCTGAACGCAGAAGATAA
- a CDS encoding aminopeptidase, translated as MNEELINDYKNFLDNGKTERECCNAIVALAEKNGYKNICDVTSLKAGDKVYVTKFGKAVALFDIGTDDIQNGMNILGAHIDSPRLDVKQNPVYEKDFVVYLNTHYYGGIKKYQWVTLPLAIHGVVCKKDGTVVNVSIGEKEDDPVFCISDILPHLAQKQMKETASDFIPGENLDLIIGSCDPKTDDNSEGHSKAEKDSAKKNILKLLESAYGITEKDFGSAELEIVPAGKARDLGFDRSLILAYGQDDRSCAYTSARALFESKAEKRTNVCICVDKEEIGSVGATGMASHFFENAVAEVVDRLGEYSELKVRRALNNSNMLSSDVNAAYDPMNGDLYDKANASLLGGGIVFNKYTGSRGKSGASDASPEFIAKLRNVLDKNNVKYQMAELGKVDQGGGGTIAYLAAKYGMYVLDAGVSVLSMHAPWEITSRTDIEEAYKAYKAFLTI; from the coding sequence ATGAACGAAGAACTTATTAACGATTACAAAAACTTTTTAGACAACGGAAAAACTGAGAGGGAGTGCTGCAACGCCATTGTAGCTCTTGCAGAAAAAAACGGATACAAAAATATCTGTGATGTAACTTCACTTAAAGCCGGCGATAAAGTTTATGTAACAAAATTTGGTAAAGCCGTTGCGCTTTTTGATATCGGTACTGATGACATTCAGAACGGTATGAATATTCTTGGTGCTCATATTGATTCACCGCGTCTTGATGTAAAACAGAATCCAGTTTATGAAAAAGATTTTGTTGTATATCTGAACACTCATTATTACGGTGGAATTAAAAAGTATCAGTGGGTAACGCTTCCTCTTGCAATTCATGGTGTTGTATGTAAGAAAGACGGAACTGTGGTTAACGTAAGTATTGGAGAAAAGGAAGATGATCCTGTTTTCTGTATCAGCGATATTCTTCCTCATCTTGCACAGAAGCAGATGAAAGAAACTGCAAGTGATTTTATTCCTGGAGAAAATCTTGACCTGATTATCGGCAGCTGTGATCCTAAAACTGATGATAATTCAGAAGGACATTCTAAAGCAGAAAAAGATTCTGCTAAGAAAAATATCCTCAAGCTTCTCGAATCAGCATACGGAATTACAGAAAAGGATTTTGGTTCAGCAGAACTTGAAATTGTTCCTGCAGGAAAAGCAAGGGATCTTGGATTTGACCGTTCTCTTATTCTTGCTTATGGACAGGATGACAGAAGCTGTGCCTATACAAGTGCCCGTGCTCTTTTTGAATCAAAGGCAGAAAAAAGAACAAACGTTTGTATCTGTGTTGATAAAGAAGAAATCGGAAGTGTGGGTGCCACCGGTATGGCAAGTCATTTCTTTGAGAATGCTGTTGCAGAAGTTGTTGACCGGCTTGGGGAATATTCTGAACTTAAAGTTCGCCGTGCATTAAATAATTCAAATATGCTTTCAAGTGATGTTAATGCTGCATATGATCCTATGAATGGTGATCTGTATGATAAAGCAAATGCATCTTTACTTGGCGGTGGAATTGTATTCAACAAATATACTGGAAGTCGCGGAAAGAGTGGTGCAAGTGATGCATCTCCTGAATTTATTGCTAAGCTTAGAAATGTTCTTGATAAGAATAATGTAAAGTATCAGATGGCAGAGCTCGGTAAAGTTGACCAGGGTGGCGGCGGAACAATTGCATATCTTGCTGCAAAGTATGGAATGTATGTTCTTGATGCAGGCGTTTCTGTTTTAAGTATGCATGCTCCATGGGAAATAACTTCCCGTACGGATATTGAGGAAGCTTATAAAGCATATAAGGCATTTCTTACTATATAA
- a CDS encoding flagellin, with translation MVINHNMSAMFAQRSEGITEVNHQKNLEKLSSGMKINRAGDDASGLAVSEKMRSQIRGLNQASTNAKNGISFIQTTEGYLQETEDIVQRIRELAVQSSNGIYTDEDRMQIQVEVSSLIAEVDRIASCAQFNGMNMLTGRFARPTGENTPTASMWLHIGANMDQRTQVYIGTMSASALGLRNVGTEEIMTLQTPDEANRAIGTLDEAIKKINKQRADLGAYQNRLEKTVVGLDVGAENLQASESRIRDTDMAKEIVESTKNQVLQQAGTAMLAQANQSSQNVLSLLQ, from the coding sequence ATGGTTATTAATCACAACATGAGTGCAATGTTTGCACAGCGTTCAGAGGGAATCACGGAAGTAAATCACCAGAAAAACCTGGAAAAACTTTCATCTGGTATGAAAATCAATCGCGCTGGAGACGATGCATCAGGACTTGCAGTTTCTGAAAAAATGCGTTCACAGATCCGCGGTTTGAACCAGGCATCTACAAATGCTAAGAATGGTATTTCTTTCATCCAGACAACAGAAGGATACCTCCAGGAAACTGAAGATATCGTTCAGCGCATCCGCGAACTTGCTGTTCAGTCTTCAAACGGTATCTACACTGATGAAGATCGTATGCAGATTCAGGTTGAAGTTTCTTCACTCATCGCTGAAGTTGACCGCATCGCTTCTTGTGCACAGTTCAACGGTATGAACATGCTTACAGGACGCTTCGCTCGCCCAACTGGTGAAAATACACCAACTGCTTCTATGTGGCTTCACATTGGTGCTAACATGGACCAGAGAACTCAGGTTTACATCGGAACTATGAGTGCATCTGCTCTTGGACTCCGCAATGTTGGAACAGAAGAAATCATGACTCTTCAGACTCCTGATGAAGCAAACCGCGCAATCGGTACTTTGGATGAAGCTATCAAGAAGATCAACAAGCAGCGTGCTGACCTCGGTGCTTATCAGAACCGCCTTGAAAAGACAGTTGTTGGTCTTGATGTTGGTGCAGAAAACCTTCAGGCTTCTGAATCACGCATCCGTGATACAGACATGGCTAAAGAAATTGTTGAATCTACAAAGAACCAGGTTCTTCAGCAGGCTGGAACTGCTATGCTCGCACAGGCAAACCAGTCTTCACAGAACGTACTTTCACTTCTTCAGTAG
- a CDS encoding ABC transporter substrate-binding protein: MKKNIWIVFACIFGFLLSSCAQEEELHIYSIIHEEETQALTDLFTKETGIKVSFLRATTGELVNRIIAERDDPQADILLGGATAYHMQAAEAGALEPYVSPLAKNIPEYALSPNGEYTGFCILTLGIGVNTKRYAQKFSSIPEPKTWEDLLNPAYKGEIVLTNPIASSTAYLFVQNQLQRLGWNKGWDYLLTLAPLVGQFPTSGSAPAKLIGTGEYALGVSYIHALAKYNADGFDVKVIAPPQSVGDVDCIAITKNTKNLEAAKKFVDFMLSPKAQELMSSIDFTLPVNPDATPAKGSVALSEIDLIDYDLDLAATQKNDVLERWAKEVK; this comes from the coding sequence ATGAAAAAAAATATCTGGATCGTATTTGCATGTATTTTTGGATTTTTGCTTTCTTCCTGTGCTCAGGAAGAAGAACTGCATATTTATTCAATTATTCATGAGGAAGAAACCCAGGCATTAACAGATCTTTTTACAAAAGAGACGGGAATTAAGGTTTCTTTTTTACGGGCAACAACTGGAGAACTTGTAAACAGGATTATAGCAGAACGTGATGATCCTCAGGCTGATATTCTGCTTGGTGGTGCAACAGCATATCATATGCAGGCAGCGGAAGCAGGTGCTTTAGAGCCTTATGTTTCTCCTCTTGCAAAAAATATTCCTGAATATGCACTTTCTCCTAATGGAGAATATACCGGATTTTGTATTTTGACTTTGGGAATTGGAGTAAATACAAAGCGTTATGCTCAAAAATTTTCTTCAATTCCTGAGCCAAAAACATGGGAAGATTTGTTGAATCCTGCATATAAGGGAGAAATAGTTCTTACTAATCCGATAGCTTCTTCAACAGCTTATCTTTTTGTTCAAAATCAGTTACAGCGGCTTGGATGGAATAAAGGCTGGGATTATCTTTTGACACTGGCCCCTCTTGTTGGACAATTTCCTACTTCAGGTTCTGCACCAGCAAAATTAATTGGAACCGGTGAGTATGCTCTTGGTGTTTCTTATATTCATGCCCTTGCAAAGTATAATGCTGATGGTTTTGATGTAAAAGTTATTGCTCCTCCGCAATCTGTAGGTGATGTTGACTGTATTGCAATTACAAAGAATACAAAAAATCTTGAAGCTGCAAAAAAATTTGTAGATTTTATGCTTTCTCCAAAAGCACAGGAACTTATGAGTTCAATTGATTTTACACTTCCGGTAAATCCTGATGCAACACCAGCAAAAGGTTCTGTTGCTTTAAGTGAGATTGATTTAATAGATTATGATTTAGATCTTGCTGCAACTCAAAAGAATGATGTTCTGGAGCGTTGGGCAAAAGAAGTAAAATAG